Below is a window of bacterium DNA.
TCGCCGGCGAACACCAGGTCCAGGGGCAGCGTCGCGCCCGGGCGCTCGACGACGTCGATCGCGGCCAGGTCCGGCTCCGCGCGTGTCGGGGCCGCGGCCGCCGTCAGGACCGCGAGCACGCACGCGGCCGCCGCGATCCGCATCGCCATGCCTAGTCCCCGTCCCTGCCGTGGCGGCGCGCCACGGCGTCCATCGCCATCTCGATGGGCATGCCCACCAGGCCCGCGGGCCCGTCGACCCAGCGCACGCCCTGTTCCAGCACGCCCCGCTGGGCGGCCTGCAGGGCCAGCAGCTCGGCCGGAGCCACCGCCACCACCTTGCGCTCGAACTGGCGCCGCTGGACGAGGTGGAAGCCGATCTCCAGGGCGAGGATCGACACCACCAGACCCAGGGCGAACACCAGGCCGTAGGTCACGATGGCGTGCAGGTCCGTCTTGTCCGCTTCGGTCCGCATGGGCTCGCGCCCCTCCCGTCTAGTAGTTCTCGAAGTTCAGCGAGGCCCGCAGCCTCGGATCGCGCCGCGCGATCAGCAGGCGCGGCCCGGCGACCAGGGCCAACGTCGCCGCGTAGAGGCCGCCCATGCCCACCAGCAGGGCCGCGTCCATCAGCCGCAGCGGGATCCCTCCCGGGCTCAGCTCGGGCATGATCAGCCAGAACAGGTCGACCCAGTGCATGACCAGGATCCAGACCGCCCAGAACGCCATCAGCCGCACGCGCCGCTTCGTGAAGCGCGACATCAGCCCGGCGAAGGGGATCAGCCAGTGGCCGAAGATCAGCAGGTAGCCCACGGCCGACCAGCCGTTCTGCTGCCGGCGCAGGTACCAGCCCGTTTCCTCGGGGATGTTCGCGTACCAGATCAGCATGTACTGGCTGAAGGCGATGTAGGCCCAGAAGAAGACGAAGGCGAACATGGCCCGGCCGTAGTCGTTGTAGTGCTCGAGGGTCACCGCGTGCACCAGGCGGCCCGAGCGCTGCAGGCCGGCGGTCAGCAGCGTCATCACCGCGAAGAAGCTGGCGACGATGCCGGCGAACCAGTAGACGCCGAACATGGTGCTGAACCAGTGGGCGTCGAGGCTCATCAGCAGGTCGAAGGCCGCGAAGGTCTGGGTCAGGCCGTAGAGGATCAGGGCGGGGCCGCCCAGCCGCTCGGAGCCGGCGGTGATCGCGGGGTCGCCGGTGGCGTCCTGCCGCAGGGAGCGGCGGCGGTAGATCGTGGCCAGCAGGATCCAGACGGCGAAGTAGAAGGCGATCCGCAGGGTGAAGAAGCCCGGGTTCAGCCAGCCCGCCTTGTGCTCGAGCAGCGGGTCGCCCGCGACGCGGGTCGGGTCGGCCCAGACGTAGATGTCGCCGAGGTTCAGCAGCACGGGCAGCGCGAGCAGCGCCATCAGCGGCAGCGTGCCCGAGACGATCTCCGCCAGGCGCCGCACCACCGCGCTCCAGGTCGACCGCGTCAGGTGCTGCAGCGGCACGAACCACAACGCGCCCAGCGACAGCGACAGGAAGAACAGCCAGTTCAGCAGCCAGGCGTGCAGGAAGTGCCGCATGCCGTCGCCGGCGGCGCGGCCCAGCAGGAAGCCGGCCCCCAGCCCGACCACCCCGACCGCGAGCCCGACCGCGGCGATGCGCCGGGCGGCGCCGCCGAGGACCAGGTTGTCGCCGTCCAGGACGGCCACGTCACGTCGCGCGTGTTGAGACAAGACCTCACGCTCCCATCGGGTTCGCGGCGCCCACGGGCGCCACCCTCACTGCTGCGTCGTCCCCGTCATCGTCGTCGTTGTTGCCGTCGTCGCCGCCGCCGGCGCGGGCGGCGCGGGCGGCGGGCCGAGCGCGGCCAGGTCCGCG
It encodes the following:
- a CDS encoding quinol:cytochrome C oxidoreductase translates to MAVLDGDNLVLGGAARRIAAVGLAVGVVGLGAGFLLGRAAGDGMRHFLHAWLLNWLFFLSLSLGALWFVPLQHLTRSTWSAVVRRLAEIVSGTLPLMALLALPVLLNLGDIYVWADPTRVAGDPLLEHKAGWLNPGFFTLRIAFYFAVWILLATIYRRRSLRQDATGDPAITAGSERLGGPALILYGLTQTFAAFDLLMSLDAHWFSTMFGVYWFAGIVASFFAVMTLLTAGLQRSGRLVHAVTLEHYNDYGRAMFAFVFFWAYIAFSQYMLIWYANIPEETGWYLRRQQNGWSAVGYLLIFGHWLIPFAGLMSRFTKRRVRLMAFWAVWILVMHWVDLFWLIMPELSPGGIPLRLMDAALLVGMGGLYAATLALVAGPRLLIARRDPRLRASLNFENY